Proteins encoded by one window of Streptomyces clavuligerus:
- the hisD gene encoding histidinol dehydrogenase produces MISRIDLRGDALPEGAALRALLPRAEFDVAAALEKVRPICEDVHHRGTAALIEYAEKFDGVTLERVRVPAAALAEALAGLDPEVRAALEESIRRARIVHRAQRRAPHTTQVVPGGTVTEKWVPVERVGLYAPGGRSVYPSSVIMNAVPAQEAGVESIALASPPQREHGGLPHPTILAACALLGVDEVYAAGGAQAVAMFAYGTEECAPANMVTGPGNIWVAAAKRYFTGRIGIDTEAGPTEIAVLADAGADPVHVAADLISQAEHDPMAAAVLVTDSAELADAVERELKPQVAASKHIDDRIVPALGGRQSAIVLVDSVEDGLTVVDAYGAEHLEIQTADAAALAARVRNAGAIFVGPWAPVSLGDYCAGSNHVLPTGGCACHSSGLSVQSFLRGIHIVDYSREALADVAHHVVTLAEAEDLPAHGAAIKARFGWKVPGK; encoded by the coding sequence GTGATTTCCCGAATCGATCTGCGCGGTGACGCCCTCCCCGAGGGTGCCGCCCTGCGCGCGCTGCTGCCCCGTGCCGAGTTCGATGTGGCCGCCGCCCTGGAAAAGGTGCGGCCCATCTGCGAGGACGTGCATCATCGCGGCACCGCGGCGCTGATCGAGTACGCGGAGAAGTTCGACGGGGTGACGCTGGAGCGCGTCCGGGTGCCCGCCGCGGCCCTCGCGGAGGCCCTGGCAGGGCTCGACCCCGAGGTCAGGGCCGCCCTGGAGGAGTCCATCCGGCGGGCCAGGATCGTCCACCGCGCCCAGCGCCGCGCCCCGCACACCACCCAGGTGGTCCCCGGCGGCACCGTCACCGAGAAGTGGGTGCCGGTCGAGCGGGTCGGCCTGTACGCGCCCGGCGGGCGCTCCGTCTACCCGTCCTCCGTGATCATGAACGCGGTGCCCGCGCAGGAGGCCGGGGTCGAGTCCATCGCCCTCGCCTCGCCGCCGCAGCGGGAGCACGGCGGCCTGCCGCACCCGACCATCCTCGCGGCCTGCGCCCTGCTCGGCGTGGACGAGGTGTACGCGGCGGGCGGCGCCCAGGCCGTCGCGATGTTCGCGTACGGCACCGAGGAGTGCGCCCCCGCCAACATGGTCACCGGCCCCGGCAACATCTGGGTCGCCGCCGCGAAGCGCTACTTCACCGGAAGGATCGGCATCGACACGGAGGCGGGCCCGACCGAGATCGCGGTCCTCGCCGACGCCGGGGCCGACCCGGTCCATGTCGCCGCCGACCTGATCAGCCAGGCCGAGCACGACCCGATGGCCGCCGCCGTCCTGGTCACCGACTCCGCCGAGCTGGCCGACGCCGTCGAGCGCGAGCTGAAGCCGCAGGTCGCGGCCAGCAAGCACATCGACGACCGGATCGTGCCCGCCCTCGGCGGCAGGCAGTCCGCCATCGTGCTGGTCGACAGCGTCGAGGACGGACTCACGGTCGTCGACGCCTACGGCGCCGAGCACCTGGAGATCCAGACCGCCGACGCCGCCGCGCTCGCCGCCCGGGTGCGCAACGCCGGAGCGATCTTCGTCGGCCCGTGGGCGCCGGTCTCCCTCGGCGACTACTGCGCGGGCTCCAACCATGTCCTGCCCACCGGCGGCTGCGCCTGCCACTCCTCCGGGCTCTCCGTCCAGTCCTTCCTGCGCGGCATCCACATCGTGGACTACAGCCGCGAGGCGCTGGCCGACGTCGCCCACCATGTCGTCACCCTGGCGGAGGCGGAGGACCTGCCCGCGCACGGCGCGGCGATCAAGGCGAGGTTCGGATGGAAGGTGCCCGGCAAGTGA
- a CDS encoding histidinol-phosphate transaminase — protein MEGARQVSETPARGDGLHPDDLPIREELRGKSAYGAPQLDVPVQLNTNENPYPLPEPLVERIAERVREAARGLNRYPDRDAVELRTALAGYLTRTTGHPVTTDQVWAANGSNEVIQQLLQTFGGPGRTAIGFEPSYSMHGLISRGTGTHWISGPRAEDFTIDPGAAARAVAEHRPDVVFITSPNNPTGTAVDADTVLALYEAAQAVGPTLVVVDEAYVEFSHRPSLLPLIEGRPELVVSRTMSKAFGAAGLRLGYLAAHPAVVEAVQLVRLPYHLSAVTQATALAALEHTDTLLGYVEQLKDERDRLVAELRALGFEVTESDANFVQFGRFPDAHEAWRKILDRGVLVRDNGVPGWLRVTAGTPAENDAFLDAVRELKKEQRA, from the coding sequence ATGGAAGGTGCCCGGCAAGTGAGCGAGACCCCCGCCCGGGGCGACGGGCTGCACCCCGACGACCTCCCCATCCGGGAGGAGCTGCGCGGCAAGTCCGCCTACGGCGCCCCCCAGCTCGACGTCCCCGTCCAGCTCAACACCAACGAGAACCCCTATCCGCTGCCGGAGCCGCTGGTCGAGCGGATCGCCGAGCGGGTCCGGGAGGCCGCGCGCGGCCTCAACCGCTACCCCGACCGGGACGCCGTCGAGCTGCGCACCGCGCTGGCCGGGTATCTCACCCGTACCACCGGCCACCCCGTCACCACCGACCAGGTCTGGGCCGCCAACGGCTCCAACGAGGTCATCCAGCAGCTCCTCCAGACCTTCGGCGGCCCCGGCCGCACCGCGATCGGCTTCGAGCCCTCGTACTCGATGCACGGTCTGATCTCCCGGGGCACCGGCACCCACTGGATCTCCGGCCCGCGCGCCGAGGACTTCACCATCGACCCCGGCGCCGCCGCCCGCGCCGTCGCCGAGCACCGGCCCGATGTCGTCTTCATCACCTCGCCCAACAACCCCACCGGCACCGCCGTCGACGCGGACACCGTCCTCGCGCTGTACGAGGCCGCCCAGGCGGTCGGACCGACCCTGGTCGTGGTGGACGAGGCATATGTGGAATTCAGCCACCGGCCCTCGCTGCTGCCGCTGATCGAGGGCCGCCCCGAGCTGGTGGTCTCCCGCACCATGTCGAAGGCGTTCGGCGCCGCCGGGCTGCGCCTGGGCTATCTCGCCGCGCACCCCGCCGTGGTGGAGGCCGTCCAGCTGGTGCGGCTCCCGTACCACCTGTCGGCCGTCACCCAGGCCACCGCGCTGGCGGCGCTGGAGCACACTGATACCTTGCTGGGGTATGTGGAGCAGCTGAAGGACGAGCGCGACCGGCTCGTCGCCGAGCTGCGCGCCCTCGGCTTCGAGGTGACCGAATCGGACGCCAACTTCGTCCAGTTCGGCCGGTTCCCCGACGCGCACGAGGCGTGGCGGAAGATCCTCGACCGGGGCGTCCTCGTCCGTGACAACGGCGTCCCCGGATGGCTGCGGGTCACCGCGGGGACCCCGGCCGAAAACGACGCGTTCCTCGACGCGGTCCGTGAGTTGAAGAAGGAGCAGCGCGCATGA
- the hisB gene encoding imidazoleglycerol-phosphate dehydratase HisB produces the protein MNRVGRVERTTKETSVVVEIDLDGTGQVEVSTGVGFYDHMLDQLGRHGLFDLTVKTEGDLHIDTHHTIEDTALALGAAFRQALGDKVGIYRFGNCTVPLDEALAQVTVDLSGRPYLVHSEPENMAPMIGSYDTTMTRHIFESFVAQAQIALHIHVPYGRNAHHIVECQFKALARALRYASERDPRAAGILPSTKGAL, from the coding sequence ATGAACCGCGTGGGCAGGGTGGAGCGCACCACCAAGGAGACATCCGTCGTCGTCGAGATCGATCTCGACGGCACCGGACAGGTCGAGGTGTCGACCGGGGTCGGCTTCTACGACCACATGCTCGACCAGCTCGGCCGCCACGGCCTCTTCGACCTCACCGTCAAGACCGAGGGCGATCTGCACATCGACACGCACCACACCATCGAGGACACCGCCCTCGCGCTGGGCGCCGCCTTCCGGCAGGCCCTCGGCGACAAGGTCGGCATCTACCGCTTCGGCAACTGCACCGTGCCGCTGGACGAGGCGCTGGCCCAGGTCACCGTGGACCTCTCCGGCCGCCCCTACCTGGTGCACAGCGAGCCCGAGAACATGGCGCCGATGATCGGCTCGTACGACACCACCATGACGCGGCACATCTTCGAGTCGTTCGTCGCGCAGGCGCAGATCGCGCTGCACATCCACGTCCCGTACGGCCGCAACGCCCACCACATCGTCGAGTGCCAGTTCAAGGCGCTCGCCCGCGCCCTGCGCTACGCCAGCGAACGCGACCCGCGCGCTGCCGGAATCCTCCCGTCCACCAAGGGGGCGCTGTGA
- the hisH gene encoding imidazole glycerol phosphate synthase subunit HisH yields the protein MSGARRKVVVLDYGFGNIRSAERALVRVGAEVEITRDFDTAMNADGLLVPGVGAFSACMEGLRAVRGDWIIGRRLSGGRPVMGICVGMQILFARGIEHGVETDGLDEWPGTVGPLKAPVVPHMGWNTVETPEDSELFAGLDADARFYFVHSYAVHDWELEVTNRAIRAPRVTWATHGERFVAAVENRALWATQFHPEKSGDAGAQLLTNWIGTL from the coding sequence ATGAGCGGCGCACGGAGGAAGGTCGTCGTCCTCGACTACGGCTTCGGCAACATCCGCTCCGCCGAGCGGGCCCTCGTCCGGGTCGGCGCCGAGGTCGAGATAACGCGCGACTTCGACACCGCCATGAACGCCGACGGGCTGCTCGTCCCCGGCGTCGGCGCGTTCTCCGCGTGCATGGAGGGGCTGCGCGCCGTCCGCGGTGACTGGATCATCGGCCGTCGGCTCTCCGGGGGGCGCCCGGTGATGGGCATCTGCGTCGGGATGCAGATCCTCTTCGCGCGCGGCATCGAGCACGGCGTCGAGACGGACGGCCTGGACGAGTGGCCCGGCACCGTCGGCCCGCTCAAGGCACCCGTCGTCCCCCACATGGGCTGGAACACCGTCGAGACTCCCGAGGACAGCGAGCTGTTCGCCGGGCTCGACGCCGACGCCCGCTTCTACTTCGTGCACTCGTACGCCGTGCACGACTGGGAGCTGGAGGTCACCAACCGGGCCATCCGCGCCCCCCGCGTCACCTGGGCCACCCATGGCGAGCGCTTCGTCGCCGCCGTGGAGAACCGCGCCCTGTGGGCGACCCAGTTCCACCCCGAGAAGTCCGGCGACGCCGGTGCCCAGCTGCTGACCAACTGGATCGGAACACTGTGA
- the priA gene encoding bifunctional 1-(5-phosphoribosyl)-5-((5-phosphoribosylamino)methylideneamino)imidazole-4-carboxamide isomerase/phosphoribosylanthranilate isomerase PriA: MSKLELLPAVDVRDGQAVRLVHGESGTETSYGSPLDAALAWQRAGAEWLHLVDLDAAFGTGDNRELISEVTRAMDIKVELSGGIRDDASLAAALATGCTRVNLGTAALETPEWVAKVIAEHGDRIAVGLDVRGTTLRGRGWTRDGGDLYETLARLDAEGCARYVVTDIAKDGTLQGPNLELLASVCARTDRPVVASGGVSSLDDLRAIASLVPQGVEGAIVGKALYAKAFTLEEALAVVAE; this comes from the coding sequence GTGAGCAAGCTCGAACTCCTCCCCGCCGTCGACGTCCGCGACGGCCAGGCCGTCCGGCTGGTGCACGGCGAGTCCGGCACCGAGACCTCCTACGGCTCCCCGCTCGACGCCGCTCTGGCCTGGCAGCGCGCGGGCGCCGAGTGGCTGCACCTGGTCGACCTCGACGCGGCCTTCGGCACCGGCGACAACCGCGAGCTGATCTCCGAGGTCACCCGCGCCATGGACATCAAGGTCGAGCTGTCCGGCGGCATCCGCGACGACGCCTCCCTCGCCGCCGCCCTGGCCACCGGCTGCACCCGGGTCAACCTGGGCACCGCCGCGCTGGAGACCCCCGAGTGGGTCGCCAAGGTCATCGCCGAGCACGGCGACCGCATCGCCGTCGGCCTGGACGTGCGCGGCACCACCCTGCGCGGCCGGGGCTGGACCCGCGACGGCGGCGACCTCTACGAGACCCTGGCCCGCCTCGACGCCGAGGGCTGCGCCCGTTACGTCGTCACCGACATCGCCAAGGACGGCACCCTCCAGGGCCCCAACCTGGAGCTGCTGGCCAGTGTCTGCGCCCGCACCGACCGGCCCGTCGTCGCCTCCGGCGGCGTCTCCTCGCTCGACGACCTGCGCGCCATCGCCTCCCTGGTCCCCCAGGGCGTGGAGGGCGCGATCGTGGGCAAGGCGCTCTACGCCAAGGCGTTCACCCTGGAAGAGGCGCTGGCCGTGGTGGCGGAATGA
- a CDS encoding Rid family hydrolase gives MTEGNAIGGSGAIQRVQSGSPWEDAFGFARAVAAGDRVVVGGTTSFKGSVLHGEGDPYEQTRVAIGNALAAISSFGLGPESVVLTRLILTHARDADAAGRAHHEVFGSVRPVMTLSVVSGFVDPRILVEVELEAYRGASV, from the coding sequence ATGACCGAAGGCAACGCCATCGGCGGTTCCGGCGCCATCCAGCGGGTGCAGAGCGGATCTCCCTGGGAGGACGCCTTCGGCTTCGCCCGCGCCGTGGCCGCCGGTGACCGGGTCGTCGTCGGCGGCACGACCTCGTTCAAGGGGTCCGTGCTGCACGGCGAGGGCGACCCGTACGAGCAGACCCGGGTCGCCATCGGGAACGCGCTCGCGGCGATCTCCTCGTTCGGCCTGGGCCCCGAGTCCGTGGTCCTCACCCGGCTGATCCTCACCCACGCCCGGGACGCCGACGCGGCGGGCCGCGCCCACCACGAGGTCTTCGGCTCCGTCCGTCCGGTGATGACCCTCTCGGTGGTCTCGGGCTTCGTCGACCCGCGCATCCTGGTCGAAGTGGAACTCGAAGCGTATCGAGGTGCGTCCGTATGA
- the hisF gene encoding imidazole glycerol phosphate synthase subunit HisF: MTLAVRVIPCLDVDNGRVVKGVNFQNLRDAGDPVEMAKLYDAEGADELTFLDITASSSDRETTYDVVRRTAEQVFIPLTVGGGVRAADDVDRLLRAGADKVGVNTAAIARPELIREIAERFGRQVLVLSVDARRTPSGSFEVTTHGGRRGTGIDAVEWAHRAAELGAGEILLNSMDADGTKDGYDTEMIRAVRRHVTVPVIASGGAGRLADFPPAVDAGADAVLAASVFHFGDLRIPQVKEVLREAGHPVR, translated from the coding sequence ATGACACTGGCCGTCAGGGTCATCCCCTGTCTGGACGTCGACAACGGCCGGGTCGTCAAGGGCGTCAACTTCCAGAACCTCCGGGACGCGGGCGACCCCGTCGAGATGGCGAAGCTGTACGACGCCGAAGGCGCCGACGAGCTGACCTTCCTCGACATCACCGCGTCCTCCAGCGACCGCGAGACCACCTATGACGTGGTGCGCCGCACCGCCGAGCAGGTCTTCATCCCGCTGACCGTCGGCGGCGGGGTCCGCGCCGCCGACGATGTGGACCGGCTGCTGCGCGCGGGCGCCGACAAGGTGGGCGTCAACACGGCGGCCATCGCCCGGCCCGAGCTGATCCGCGAGATCGCCGAGCGGTTCGGCCGTCAGGTGCTGGTGCTCTCCGTGGACGCCCGGCGCACCCCCTCCGGGTCGTTCGAGGTCACCACGCACGGCGGACGCCGGGGCACCGGCATCGACGCCGTCGAGTGGGCCCACCGCGCCGCCGAGCTGGGCGCCGGGGAGATCCTGCTCAACTCGATGGACGCCGACGGCACCAAGGACGGCTACGACACCGAGATGATCCGGGCGGTGCGCCGCCATGTGACCGTGCCGGTGATCGCCAGTGGGGGCGCGGGCCGGCTCGCGGACTTCCCCCCGGCCGTCGACGCGGGCGCCGACGCGGTGCTCGCCGCCTCCGTCTTCCACTTTGGGGATCTGCGGATTCCGCAGGTCAAGGAGGTACTGCGGGAGGCGGGCCACCCCGTCCGCTGA
- a CDS encoding cytochrome P450 family protein: protein MSTPPAVDLLQLSPDFERDPFPVYAALRAQGQVHRVRVPRGMDLYLIVGHEACRAAYTEPRFSRDWVGSGHLSTISEVDPDQPVLTHMLLTDPPVHTRLRRLVTREFTPRRIEALAPRVQRITDDLLDAMLADGKREADLVPSFAFPLPMAVICELLGVPALDRTLFSSWSREIVAPMDPAAEKAAYEQMGVYLLELIAAKRADPGEDLLSGLIHTVDEGGDRLSPQELVGMCAVLLVAGHETTVNLIGNGVRALHAHPEQLAELRADWSLLDGAVEEILRYDGPVENSTIRVVLEDVELSGVTIPKGSAVLIAQADADRDPERFDAPDTFDIHRDSRGHIAFGHGIHHCLGAPLARLEARIAFRSLLERCPRLEVIKKDRELPWAEGMLIRGVKELPVRW, encoded by the coding sequence ATGTCCACCCCGCCTGCCGTCGATCTGCTCCAGCTCAGCCCCGACTTCGAACGCGACCCCTTTCCCGTGTACGCGGCGCTCCGCGCCCAGGGGCAGGTCCACCGGGTGCGGGTGCCCAGGGGGATGGATCTGTACCTCATCGTCGGCCACGAGGCATGCCGTGCCGCGTACACCGAACCGCGGTTCAGCAGGGACTGGGTGGGGTCCGGCCATCTCTCCACGATCTCGGAGGTCGACCCGGACCAGCCGGTGCTGACCCATATGCTGCTGACCGACCCGCCGGTCCACACCCGGCTGCGGCGGCTGGTGACCCGGGAGTTCACCCCCCGCCGGATCGAGGCCCTGGCCCCCCGGGTCCAGCGGATCACCGATGACCTCCTGGACGCCATGCTCGCCGACGGGAAGCGGGAGGCGGACCTCGTCCCGTCCTTCGCCTTCCCGCTGCCGATGGCCGTCATCTGCGAGCTGCTGGGCGTGCCCGCGCTGGACCGCACCCTGTTCAGCTCCTGGTCCCGCGAGATCGTCGCGCCCATGGACCCGGCGGCGGAGAAGGCGGCCTACGAGCAGATGGGCGTCTATCTGCTGGAGCTGATCGCGGCCAAGCGGGCCGACCCCGGGGAGGACCTGCTCAGCGGGCTGATCCACACCGTGGACGAGGGGGGTGACCGGCTCTCGCCCCAGGAGCTGGTCGGGATGTGCGCGGTCCTCCTGGTCGCGGGCCACGAGACCACTGTCAACCTCATCGGGAACGGTGTCCGCGCGCTGCACGCCCACCCCGAGCAGCTCGCCGAGCTGCGGGCCGACTGGAGCCTCCTGGACGGGGCCGTCGAGGAGATACTGCGCTACGACGGGCCCGTGGAGAACAGCACGATCCGGGTGGTCCTGGAGGACGTGGAGCTGAGCGGGGTGACGATACCCAAGGGGTCGGCCGTCCTGATCGCCCAGGCGGACGCCGACCGCGACCCCGAGCGCTTCGACGCCCCGGACACCTTCGACATCCACCGGGACTCCCGGGGGCACATCGCCTTCGGACACGGCATCCACCACTGCCTGGGGGCGCCGCTGGCCCGGCTGGAGGCGCGGATCGCCTTCCGCAGTCTGCTGGAGCGCTGCCCCCGGCTGGAAGTGATCAAGAAGGACCGGGAGCTGCCCTGGGCCGAGGGCATGCTGATCCGGGGGGTCAAGGAGCTTCCGGTGCGCTGGTGA
- a CDS encoding TIGR03085 family metal-binding protein, with product MSTHAKRERLLLADLLEASGPEAPTLCEGWTARDLAAHVVVRERRADAAGGLLIGALRTRLERVQSEFAAKPYEELIELIRTGPPRLSPYAIKQVDEAANTVEFFVHAEDVRRAQPDWTPRPLDRVFEDALWARLEKGARLLGRRSPAGLVLRTPDGRTAVAHRGTPVVTVTGGPGELTLFAFGRQDAAQVDLEGEQDAVDRVRTARLGV from the coding sequence ATGTCGACCCATGCCAAGCGCGAACGGCTGCTGCTCGCCGATCTGTTGGAGGCGTCCGGGCCCGAGGCGCCCACGCTCTGCGAGGGCTGGACGGCCCGGGACCTCGCGGCCCATGTGGTGGTGCGCGAGCGCCGCGCGGACGCGGCGGGCGGACTGCTGATCGGGGCGCTGCGCACCCGGCTGGAGCGGGTGCAGTCGGAGTTCGCGGCGAAGCCGTACGAGGAGCTGATCGAGCTGATCCGCACCGGGCCGCCGCGGCTGTCCCCGTACGCGATCAAGCAGGTGGACGAGGCGGCGAACACGGTCGAGTTCTTCGTCCACGCCGAGGACGTGCGGCGGGCCCAGCCGGACTGGACGCCCCGCCCGCTGGACCGGGTCTTCGAGGACGCGCTCTGGGCCCGGCTGGAGAAGGGCGCCCGGCTGCTGGGGCGCAGATCACCGGCGGGGCTGGTACTGCGGACCCCGGACGGCCGGACGGCGGTCGCGCACCGGGGGACGCCGGTGGTGACGGTGACGGGCGGGCCGGGCGAGCTGACGCTCTTCGCCTTCGGGCGGCAGGACGCGGCGCAGGTGGACCTGGAGGGCGAGCAGGACGCGGTGGACCGGGTGCGGACGGCCCGGCTCGGCGTCTGA
- the hisI gene encoding phosphoribosyl-AMP cyclohydrolase — translation MTSGSAPVPPPASGLDPEIAARLKRGADGLFPAIAQQYDTGEVLMLGWMDDEALHRTLTTGRCTYWSRSRQEYWVKGDTSGHVQHVKSVALDCDDDTVLVRVDQVGAACHTGDRTCFDAGTLPLAQ, via the coding sequence ATGACCAGTGGTTCCGCACCCGTCCCCCCGCCCGCGAGCGGGCTGGACCCCGAGATCGCCGCCCGCCTCAAGCGCGGCGCCGACGGGCTCTTCCCCGCCATCGCACAGCAGTACGACACCGGTGAGGTGCTGATGCTGGGCTGGATGGACGACGAGGCCCTGCACCGCACCCTCACCACCGGCCGCTGCACCTACTGGTCGCGCAGCCGCCAGGAGTACTGGGTCAAGGGCGACACCTCCGGCCATGTCCAGCACGTGAAGTCCGTCGCGCTCGACTGCGACGACGACACCGTGCTGGTCCGCGTCGACCAGGTCGGCGCCGCCTGTCACACCGGGGACCGCACCTGCTTCGACGCGGGCACCCTCCCGCTCGCCCAGTAG
- a CDS encoding anthranilate synthase component I, which produces MDLETFRALAADRRVIPVTRRLLADGDTPVALYRRLAAERPGTFLLESAENGRSWSRYSFIGVRSAATLTERDGRAHWLGTPPVGVPTEGDPLAALRATVEALHTPVPAAEGDHPAHGLPPFTGGMVGYLGYDIVRRLEKIGPGDRDDLRLPELTMLLTSDLAVLDHWDGTVLLIANAINHNDLATGVDDAWADAVARLDAMEADLGRPLHSAPTALPASELPAFTARWGGEQYQEAVEDIKERIRAGEAFQVVPSQRFETDCTASALDVYRVLRATNPSPYMYLFRFDGFDVVGSSPEALVKVEDGRAMVHPIAGTRPRGATPQQDQALADELLADPKERAEHLMLVDLGRNDLGRVCEPGSVEVVDFMSVERYSHVMHIVSTVTGRVAPGRTAFDVLTACFPAGTLSGAPKPRAMQIIDELEPARRGLYGGCVGYLDFAGNSDTAIAIRTALLRDGTAFVQAGAGVVADSDPVSEDTECRNKAAAVLRAVHTANRLAAL; this is translated from the coding sequence ATGGACCTGGAGACCTTCCGCGCGCTCGCCGCCGACCGCCGCGTCATCCCCGTCACCCGCAGGCTGCTCGCCGACGGCGACACCCCGGTCGCGCTCTACCGCAGGCTCGCGGCGGAACGCCCCGGCACCTTCCTCCTGGAGTCGGCGGAGAACGGGCGCTCGTGGTCCCGGTACTCCTTCATCGGCGTACGCAGCGCCGCGACCCTCACCGAGCGGGACGGCCGGGCGCACTGGCTGGGCACCCCGCCCGTCGGCGTGCCCACCGAGGGCGACCCGCTCGCCGCGCTGCGCGCCACCGTGGAGGCCCTGCACACCCCCGTCCCCGCGGCCGAGGGCGACCACCCGGCGCACGGCCTGCCGCCCTTCACCGGCGGCATGGTCGGCTACCTCGGCTACGACATCGTCCGCAGGCTGGAGAAGATCGGCCCCGGCGACCGCGACGACCTGCGGCTGCCCGAGCTGACCATGCTGCTGACCTCGGATCTCGCGGTGCTCGACCACTGGGACGGCACCGTGCTGCTGATCGCCAACGCGATCAACCACAACGACCTCGCCACCGGCGTCGACGACGCCTGGGCCGACGCCGTCGCCCGCCTCGACGCCATGGAGGCCGACCTCGGCCGCCCCCTGCACTCCGCGCCGACCGCCCTGCCCGCCTCCGAACTGCCCGCGTTCACCGCCCGCTGGGGCGGCGAGCAGTACCAGGAGGCCGTCGAGGACATCAAGGAGCGGATCAGGGCCGGGGAAGCCTTCCAGGTGGTGCCCTCGCAGCGGTTCGAGACCGACTGCACGGCGAGCGCCCTGGACGTCTACCGGGTGCTGCGGGCCACCAACCCCAGCCCCTACATGTACCTCTTCCGCTTCGACGGCTTCGACGTCGTCGGCTCCAGCCCCGAGGCCCTGGTCAAGGTCGAGGACGGCCGGGCCATGGTCCACCCCATCGCCGGGACCCGCCCCCGCGGTGCCACCCCGCAGCAGGACCAGGCCCTCGCCGACGAACTCCTCGCCGACCCCAAGGAGCGCGCCGAGCATCTGATGCTCGTCGACCTCGGCCGCAACGACCTCGGCCGGGTCTGCGAGCCCGGCAGCGTGGAAGTGGTCGACTTCATGTCCGTCGAGCGCTACTCCCATGTGATGCACATCGTCTCCACTGTCACGGGCCGGGTCGCCCCCGGACGCACGGCCTTCGACGTGCTCACCGCCTGCTTCCCCGCCGGGACCCTCTCCGGGGCGCCCAAGCCCCGCGCCATGCAGATCATCGACGAGCTGGAGCCCGCCCGCCGCGGGCTGTACGGCGGCTGCGTCGGCTATCTCGACTTCGCGGGGAACTCCGACACCGCGATCGCCATCCGGACCGCGCTGCTCCGCGACGGAACGGCGTTTGTGCAGGCCGGAGCGGGTGTGGTGGCCGACTCCGACCCCGTGTCCGAGGACACCGAGTGCCGCAACAAAGCCGCGGCGGTGCTCCGGGCCGTCCACACCGCGAACCGGCTCGCCGCGCTCTGA
- a CDS encoding TIGR02234 family membrane protein — MGCVSAVPVPQPRATDAEAPAAAVTSARRSLAAALLLGAAGAAVVLLTAKQTWAEGKAAVVGGALPLEADGSEVTGLPTALAVVSLAALVAVFAVRGTGRVLVSAVLALSGAGAGAAALLATAGGGTLDEKAARTTGDLSAEVAGLTHTAWPYVSAAGALLLLLAGLLALRHGKYWPAMSGRYERDGTPRARRPAPVDPDRPEDLWKALDRGEDPTG, encoded by the coding sequence GTGGGGTGCGTGAGTGCCGTACCCGTACCCCAGCCCCGTGCCACCGACGCCGAGGCCCCGGCGGCGGCCGTGACGAGCGCGCGCCGGAGCCTCGCCGCGGCCCTGCTGCTCGGCGCCGCCGGCGCCGCCGTCGTCCTGCTCACCGCCAAGCAGACCTGGGCGGAGGGCAAGGCCGCCGTCGTCGGCGGCGCCCTGCCGCTCGAAGCCGACGGCAGCGAGGTCACCGGTCTGCCCACCGCCCTCGCGGTCGTCTCCCTCGCCGCGCTCGTCGCCGTCTTCGCGGTCCGGGGTACCGGCCGGGTCCTCGTCTCCGCCGTGCTCGCCCTGAGCGGCGCCGGAGCGGGTGCCGCCGCCCTCCTCGCCACCGCCGGTGGCGGCACCCTGGACGAGAAGGCCGCCCGGACCACCGGCGACCTCTCCGCCGAGGTCGCCGGGCTCACCCATACGGCCTGGCCCTATGTGAGCGCGGCGGGCGCCCTGCTGCTCCTGCTCGCCGGTCTGCTCGCGCTGCGCCACGGCAAGTACTGGCCCGCCATGTCCGGCCGCTACGAGCGTGACGGCACCCCGCGCGCCCGCCGCCCCGCCCCCGTCGACCCGGACCGGCCCGAGGACCTGTGGAAGGCGCTGGACCGGGGCGAGGACCCCACGGGCTGA
- a CDS encoding HGxxPAAW family protein yields MSASAHGHTPAAWTGVCISFVGFCIAGVFMVAANPPGFWAGIAVVLLGGVVGLGMKAAGLGVPKQSAEQLEAREKATEAARAKTAETLAARS; encoded by the coding sequence ATGTCGGCCTCCGCCCACGGACACACCCCGGCCGCCTGGACCGGCGTCTGCATCTCCTTCGTCGGCTTCTGCATCGCCGGCGTCTTCATGGTCGCCGCCAACCCCCCCGGCTTCTGGGCCGGTATCGCGGTCGTCCTCCTCGGCGGGGTCGTCGGCCTCGGTATGAAGGCCGCCGGGCTCGGGGTGCCCAAGCAGTCGGCTGAGCAGCTCGAAGCCCGCGAGAAGGCCACGGAGGCGGCCCGCGCCAAGACCGCGGAAACCCTGGCGGCGCGGTCCTGA